A stretch of Pygocentrus nattereri isolate fPygNat1 chromosome 8, fPygNat1.pri, whole genome shotgun sequence DNA encodes these proteins:
- the clp1 gene encoding polyribonucleotide 5'-hydroxyl-kinase Clp1, with translation MSTEATEKPGEEGGSTVGGAGTGGTRFDLDKETELRFEVEAGERVQLELLNGMAEVFGSELNRNKKYTFGPGSKIAVFTWQGCSLSLSGKTEVAYVSKDTPMLLYLNTHAALEQMRRQAERDNERGPRVMVVGPTDVGKSTVCRLLLNYAVRLGRRPTLVELDVGQSSVSVPGTMSALCIERPADVEEGFSVQAPLVFHFGSTTPGTNIKLYNKLTSCLAEVFSQRCEVNRRASVGGCIINTCGWVKGSGYQALVHCASAFQVDVVLVLDQERLYNELKRDLPHFVRVVLLPKSGGVVERSKDCRRETRDEKIREYFYGFRGVSFYPHAFDVRFSDVRIYKIGAPSIPDSCLPLGMSQDDTQLKLVPVSPGRDLTHHVLSVSCVEDEVEGGPGRSRGILESPVCGFIVVTAVDTQAQVMTVLSPAPRPLPRHTLLIMDIRFIDLK, from the exons ATGAGCACAGAGGCTACCGAGAAACCAGGTGAGGAGGGAGGGAGCACTGTCGGAGGTGCTGGAACTGGAGGGACGCGTTTTGACCTGGATAAGGAGACTGAGCTCCGCTTTGAGGTGGAGGCTGGAGAGCGGGTCCAACTGGAGCTTCTGAATGGCATGGCTGAGGTTTTCGGCTCCGAACTGAATAGAAACAAGAAGTACACTTTTGGGCCAGGCTCTAAGATCGCTGTGTTTACCTGGCAGGGCTGCAGTTTGTCGCTCTCGGGAAAAACTGAG GTGGCATATGTCTCCAAAGACACACCTATGCTGTTGTATTTGAACACACATGCTGCTCTGGAGCAAATGAGACGACAAGCTGAGAGAGACAACGAGAGGGGACCACGG GTCATGGTGGTCGGCCCAACAGATGTAGGGAAGTCCACGGTGTGTCGGCTGTTGTTAAACTACGCCGTGAGGCTGGGCAGGAGGCCCACTCTGGTGGAGTTGGATGTTGGCCAAAGCAGT GTGTCTGTTCCTGGGACTATGTCAGCACTGTGCATTGAGCGTCCAGCGGATGTAGAAGAAGGCTTTTCTGTGCAGGCCCCCCTTGTCTTCCACTTTGGCTCCACCACACCAGGGACCaacatcaaactctataacaaG CTGACTTCATGTCTGGCTGAGGTGTTCTCCCAACGCTGTGAGGTGAATCGCAGGGCAAGTGTAGGAGGCTGCATCATCAATACCTGTGGCTGGGTGAAGGGCTCTGGCTACCAGGCGTTGGTCCACTGTGCTTCGGCCTTCCAGGTGGACGTGGTTCTGGTCTTAGATCAGGAGCGCCTGTACAACGAGCTCAAACGTGATCTGCCACACTTTGTCCGTGTCGTCCTCCTCCCCAAATCCGGCGGTGTGGTAGAGCGTTCTAAGGACTGCAGGCGAGAGACACGCGACGAGAAGATCCGTGAATATTTCTATGGCTTCCGTGGGGTCTCCTTCTACCCACATGCGTTTGACGTGCGCTTTTCAGACGTACGTATTTACAAGATTGGGGCGCCCTCCATCCCGGACTCATGCCTGCCGCTGGGCATGTCCCAGGATGACACCCAGCTGAAGCTGGTGCCGGTGAGCCCTGGCCGGGACTTGACCCATCACGTGCTCAGCGTCAGCTGTGTGGAGGATGAGGTGGAGGGAGGCCCTGGTCGCAGTAGGGGTATTCTGGAGAGTCCAGTGTGTGGGTTCATCGTGGTTACAGCTGTGGACACTCAGGCGCAGGTGATGACTGTGCTTTCGCCCGCTCCAAGGCCACTGCCGCGGCACACTCTGCTCATCATGGACATTCGCTTCATTGACCTCAAATAG